The following coding sequences are from one Humulus lupulus chromosome X, drHumLupu1.1, whole genome shotgun sequence window:
- the LOC133804488 gene encoding uncharacterized protein LOC133804488 isoform X1, with amino-acid sequence MSSFTSLSLLFLNFLITLLLPLPFSHGDSHYFQISPTPSSSGWESEKLWGNPTISFVEGPFVPPVEEYSSVVLAAERTRRKDPLDGFKLYTRGWNISEHHYWASVGYTAVPLFAIAAIWFLGFGLCLSIILLCYFCCQQRRPYGYSRTAYALSIIFLALFTILAIIGCVVLYSGQEKFHHSTTSTLEYVGNQADFTVGKLRNVSDYFSAAKQLGVDQVFLPSNVQSDIDQIETKINSSASNLADMTRKKSEDIKDLLDSVRLALIVVAAIMLVLTFLGLLFSIFGMQLLVYILVITGWILVTGTFILCGTFLLLHNVAADTCVAMNEWSVNPTAHTALDEILPCVDKATAQETSLKSKEVTCQLVDLINEVLTNVSNINFAPNFVPLYFNQSGPLVPLLCNPFHHDLSDRTCTAGEVDLNNATQVWANYVCQVSGSGTCTTTGRLTPTFYDQMSSGIIMSIALNSYGPFLTDLQDCTFVRETFSDIYSDHCPSLRRYTKWIYIGLVMVSTAVMLSLVFWVIYGRERRQRLYGTHSTADDQSSYHPRVEIEKD; translated from the exons ATGTCAAGTTTCACTTCACTCTCACTACTCTTCCTAAACTTTCTCATAACACTACTTCTTCCTCTTCCCTTTTCTCATGGAGATTCTCACTACTTCCAAATATCCCCAACACCCTCTTCTTCAG GTTGGGAATCAGAGAAGTTGTGGGGAAACCCCACAATATCGTTTGTGGAGGGACCCTTTGTGCCTCCTGTGGAGGAGTACTCGTCGGTTGTCTTAGCCGCTGAGCGAACTCGCCGGAAAGATCCTCTTGATGGGTTCAAGTTGTACACTAGAGGGTGGAATATTAGTGAACACCATTACTGGGCT TCTGTAGGTTACACTGCAGTCCCATTGTTTGCCATTGCTGCCATCTGGTTTTTGGGCTTTGGATTGTGCTTATCTATCATCCTTCTATGTTACTTTTGTTGTCAGCAAAGACGACCTTATGGCTATTCTCGGACAGCTTATGCTCTTTCTATTATATTCCTTGCACTCTTTACCATCTTAGCAAt CATAGGATGTGTTGTGTTATACTCTGGCCAAGAGAAGTTTCATCATAGTACAACTAGTACATTGGAGTATGTCGGAAATCAGGCTGATTTTACAGTAGGGAAACTAAGGAATGTCTCTGATTATTTTTCTGCAGCTAAGCAGCTTGGAGTGGATCAAGTTTTTCTGCCATCTAATGTTCAGTCCGACATTGACCAAATTGAAACGAAGATCAATTCTTCTGCAAGTAACCTTGCAGACATGACAAGAAAAAAATCAGAAGACATAAAGGATCTCTTAGATTCTGT GAGATTGGCGCTCATCGTAGTCGCTGCAATCATGCTTGTCTTGACATTTCTAGGACTCT TATTTTCAATTTTTGGGATGCAACTTCTCGTGTACAT CCTTGTGATCACCGGGTGGATACTAGTCACTGGAACCTTCATTCTGTGTGGAACATTCCTCCTCCTCCACAA TGTGGCTGCGGATACATGTGTTGCCATGAACGAGTGGTCGGTGAACCCCACAGCTCACACAGCCTTAGATGAAATCCTGCCCTGTGTGGACAAGGCAACAGCTCAAGAAACATCACTGAAAAGCAAAGAAGTCACTTGTCAACTCGTTGATTTGATCAACGAGGTTCTCACCAATGTGTCGAACATAAACTTCGCGCCAAACTTCGTTCCTCTTTACTTCAACCAGTCTGGTCCATTGGTGCCACTCCTCTGCAACCCCTTCCACCATGACCTCTCTGATCGAACTTGCACCGCTGGTGAGGTGGACTTGAACAACGCCACTCAG GTGTGGGCGAATTATGTTTGCCAAGTTTCAGGGAGCGGGACATGCACGACGACAGGTCGTTTGACGCCAACGTTCTATGACCAAATGagtagtggaataatcatgagtaTTGCCCTGAACAGCTACGGTCCTTTCCTTACGGATCTACAAGACTGCACCTTCGTGAGAGAGACTTTCAGCGACATATATTCGGATCACTGCCCATCTCTACGACGATACACCAAATGGATATACATTGGTTTGGTCATGGTTTCTACTGCAGTTATGTTGTCGCTCGTCTTCTGGGTCATCTACGGTAGAGAACGCCGTCAACGTCTTTACGGCACACATTCAACGGCTGATGATCAATCAAGTTACCACCCCCGTGTGGAAATAGAAAAAGATTGA
- the LOC133804488 gene encoding uncharacterized protein LOC133804488 isoform X2: protein MSSFTSLSLLFLNFLITLLLPLPFSHGDSHYFQISPTPSSSGWESEKLWGNPTISFVEGPFVPPVEEYSSVVLAAERTRRKDPLDGFKLYTRGWNISEHHYWAQRRPYGYSRTAYALSIIFLALFTILAIIGCVVLYSGQEKFHHSTTSTLEYVGNQADFTVGKLRNVSDYFSAAKQLGVDQVFLPSNVQSDIDQIETKINSSASNLADMTRKKSEDIKDLLDSVRLALIVVAAIMLVLTFLGLLFSIFGMQLLVYILVITGWILVTGTFILCGTFLLLHNVAADTCVAMNEWSVNPTAHTALDEILPCVDKATAQETSLKSKEVTCQLVDLINEVLTNVSNINFAPNFVPLYFNQSGPLVPLLCNPFHHDLSDRTCTAGEVDLNNATQVWANYVCQVSGSGTCTTTGRLTPTFYDQMSSGIIMSIALNSYGPFLTDLQDCTFVRETFSDIYSDHCPSLRRYTKWIYIGLVMVSTAVMLSLVFWVIYGRERRQRLYGTHSTADDQSSYHPRVEIEKD, encoded by the exons ATGTCAAGTTTCACTTCACTCTCACTACTCTTCCTAAACTTTCTCATAACACTACTTCTTCCTCTTCCCTTTTCTCATGGAGATTCTCACTACTTCCAAATATCCCCAACACCCTCTTCTTCAG GTTGGGAATCAGAGAAGTTGTGGGGAAACCCCACAATATCGTTTGTGGAGGGACCCTTTGTGCCTCCTGTGGAGGAGTACTCGTCGGTTGTCTTAGCCGCTGAGCGAACTCGCCGGAAAGATCCTCTTGATGGGTTCAAGTTGTACACTAGAGGGTGGAATATTAGTGAACACCATTACTGGGCT CAAAGACGACCTTATGGCTATTCTCGGACAGCTTATGCTCTTTCTATTATATTCCTTGCACTCTTTACCATCTTAGCAAt CATAGGATGTGTTGTGTTATACTCTGGCCAAGAGAAGTTTCATCATAGTACAACTAGTACATTGGAGTATGTCGGAAATCAGGCTGATTTTACAGTAGGGAAACTAAGGAATGTCTCTGATTATTTTTCTGCAGCTAAGCAGCTTGGAGTGGATCAAGTTTTTCTGCCATCTAATGTTCAGTCCGACATTGACCAAATTGAAACGAAGATCAATTCTTCTGCAAGTAACCTTGCAGACATGACAAGAAAAAAATCAGAAGACATAAAGGATCTCTTAGATTCTGT GAGATTGGCGCTCATCGTAGTCGCTGCAATCATGCTTGTCTTGACATTTCTAGGACTCT TATTTTCAATTTTTGGGATGCAACTTCTCGTGTACAT CCTTGTGATCACCGGGTGGATACTAGTCACTGGAACCTTCATTCTGTGTGGAACATTCCTCCTCCTCCACAA TGTGGCTGCGGATACATGTGTTGCCATGAACGAGTGGTCGGTGAACCCCACAGCTCACACAGCCTTAGATGAAATCCTGCCCTGTGTGGACAAGGCAACAGCTCAAGAAACATCACTGAAAAGCAAAGAAGTCACTTGTCAACTCGTTGATTTGATCAACGAGGTTCTCACCAATGTGTCGAACATAAACTTCGCGCCAAACTTCGTTCCTCTTTACTTCAACCAGTCTGGTCCATTGGTGCCACTCCTCTGCAACCCCTTCCACCATGACCTCTCTGATCGAACTTGCACCGCTGGTGAGGTGGACTTGAACAACGCCACTCAG GTGTGGGCGAATTATGTTTGCCAAGTTTCAGGGAGCGGGACATGCACGACGACAGGTCGTTTGACGCCAACGTTCTATGACCAAATGagtagtggaataatcatgagtaTTGCCCTGAACAGCTACGGTCCTTTCCTTACGGATCTACAAGACTGCACCTTCGTGAGAGAGACTTTCAGCGACATATATTCGGATCACTGCCCATCTCTACGACGATACACCAAATGGATATACATTGGTTTGGTCATGGTTTCTACTGCAGTTATGTTGTCGCTCGTCTTCTGGGTCATCTACGGTAGAGAACGCCGTCAACGTCTTTACGGCACACATTCAACGGCTGATGATCAATCAAGTTACCACCCCCGTGTGGAAATAGAAAAAGATTGA